GTAGGAGAATAATATCCCCGCCTTTTAGTGGTTTCGTAATGTTATCAACGATTTTTTGAACGCCTGGATTTTGCCAATCGTTTGAATCAATACTGTAATGGACAACCGTTAATCCATATTTATTGGCGATTGATAAAACTTCTTTATTAAAATGGCCACTAGGTGGTCGGAGAAGAGAAATCTCTTTTACTTCTAGCTTTTTAAAGGTCTCAGCAGCCAATGCTAAATCTTTACGGATTTCTTCAGGTGATAACTCTGTATAGTTTTTATAGGCGTATCCCATGCTTCCGATCTCATGCCCATCTTTTAGAATTCGTTTGACGATATCTGGATGCCTTTCTGCCCATGAAGCAGATAAAAAGAATGTAGCGTTTTGAACGCCATTCTTCTTTAATGTATCGAGTAAAGGGGTAGCTTTCTCATCTCCCCAGCTAATATTAAAAGTTAAGGCTATTTTATTTGCTTTCGTATCCCCTTTATAAATGGCTTTAGGTCCGTCTTCGGTAGAAAATACGGGGAATTTCCAACTGTTTTCAACATACATTAACGTGGCTGTTATCAAGGCTAAAACAAATAAGAATAATAACCTCTTTAATTTCTTTAAGCGAATCACGTAAAATGAATTCACGAATAACTCCTCCCTGTCCCACTTTCTTGTACATGTTTATGAGAAGGAAAAGGGAAACATGAAAAAAAATCTTCGTTTTTTTGAAAAAAAACTATTGACGATATGTTGAAAAGGTGATAAATTATTAATCGTCGCTGATGACACAAACGATTGATACGAAAGATTGAAAAAAGTTCTTGACTATAAATCGTTGGTATGTTAAATTAAGAAAGTCGCTGTCGAAAGGCAGTTGAGAAAAAAGAAAAAAGTTCTTGACAAGATAATTCAGGATATGTAAAATAATGAATTGTCTGATACAAAAAGAAAATGTTCTTTGAAAACTAA
This genomic window from Bacillus kexueae contains:
- the pdaB gene encoding polysaccharide deacetylase family sporulation protein PdaB; this translates as MNSFYVIRLKKLKRLLFLFVLALITATLMYVENSWKFPVFSTEDGPKAIYKGDTKANKIALTFNISWGDEKATPLLDTLKKNGVQNATFFLSASWAERHPDIVKRILKDGHEIGSMGYAYKNYTELSPEEIRKDLALAAETFKKLEVKEISLLRPPSGHFNKEVLSIANKYGLTVVHYSIDSNDWQNPGVQKIVDNITKPLKGGDIILLHASDSVKQTKDALPVILKELKQKGLENVSVTELISSGTVQTKSVH